The following proteins are co-located in the Carassius gibelio isolate Cgi1373 ecotype wild population from Czech Republic chromosome A21, carGib1.2-hapl.c, whole genome shotgun sequence genome:
- the septin8a gene encoding septin-8-A isoform X2, whose translation MTATDVDIFSNEEKRNLSLGGHVGFDSLPDQLVSKSVTQGFCFNILCVGETGIGKSTLMNTLFNTMFENEEASHYQNGVYLRPRTYDLQESNVHLKLTIVDTMGFGDQINKDESYKPIVDYIDTQFENYLQEELKIKRCLFNYHDTRIHICLYFISPTGHSLKSLDLVTMKKLDSKVNIIPIIAKADTISKSELHKFKIKIMSELVSNGVQIYQFPTDDEAVTEINSSMNAHLPFAVVGSVEEVKVGNKMVRARQYPWGVVQVENESHCDFVKLREMLIRVNMEDLREQTHARHYELYRRCKLEEMGFKDTDPDCQPFSLQETYEAKRKEFLGDLQRKEEGMRQMFVNKVKETESELKEKERELHEKFEQLKRMHQEEKRKVEEKRRELEEEMNAFNRRKVAAETLSLSQPLKKDKDKKN comes from the exons ATGACGGCTACGGATGTAGACATATTTTCT AATGAAGAAAAGCGTAACCTCAGTCTTGGCGGTCATGTTGGCTTTGACAGTCTGCCCGATCAGCTGGTCAGTAAATCAGTGACTCAGGGTTTCTGCTTCAACATCCTCTGTGTGG GTGAGACGGGCATCGGCAAGTCCACATTAATGAACACCCTTTTCAACACCATGTTTGAAAACGAGGAGGCCAGCCATTACCAAAACGGTGTTTACCTGCGGCCCCGAACATACGACTTGCAGGAGAGCAACGTCCACCTGAAACTGACTATCGTCGACACGATGGGCTTCGGGGACCAGATCAACAAAGACGAAAG CTATAAACCCATTGTGGACTATATCGACACACAGTTTGAAAACTACCTGCAGGAAGAGCTGAAAATAAAGCGTTGTCTATTCAATTACCACGACACCAGAATCCACATCTGCCTCTACTTCATCTCTCCTACGGGACACTCGCTCAAGTCCTTGGATTTAGTCACCATGAAGAAGCTGGACAGCAAG gTGAACATCATCCCCATTATTGCTAAAGCTGACACGATTTCCAAGAGCGAGCTACACAAGTTCAAGATCAAGATCATGAGCGAGCTGGTCAGCAACGGTGTTCAGATCTACCAGTTTCCCACAGACGACGAAGCTGTGACAGAAATCAACTCCTCTATGAAC GCCCATCTTCCCTTTGCTGTGGTGGGCAGCGTGGAGGAGGTGAAGGTGGGGAATAAGATGGTGAGGGCCAGGCAGTATCCCTGGGGAGTCGTTCAAG TGGAGAACGAGAGTCACTGTGATTTCGTAAAGCTGCGGGAGATGTTGATCCGAGTGAACATGGAGGATCTGCGAGAGCAGACTCACGCCAGACACTACGAGCTCTACAGACGCTGCAAACTAGAAGAGATGGGCTTCAAAGACACAGACCCAGACTGCCAGCCTTTCAG TCTACAGGAGACGTATGAAGCCAAAAGGAAGGAGTTTCTGGGAGACCTGCAGAGGAAGGAGGAGGGGATGAGGCAGATGTTTGTGAACAAAGTGAAGGAGACGGAGTCTGAGCTgaaggagaaggagagagag TTACATGAGAAGTTCGAGCAGCTGAAGCGCATGCACcaggaggagaagaggaaggtGGAGGAGAAGAGACGGGAGCTGGAGGAGGAGATGAACGCCTTCAACCGGAGGAAGGTGGCCGCCGAGACCCTCTCGCTCTCACAGCCCCTCAAGAAGGACAAAGACAAGAAGAA ttaa
- the LOC127941796 gene encoding protein Shroom1: protein MDSYHFHFERMSNLDLYSLSLPVSRLSQTKSSSSIDQYTHHHSKGDSAYSSFSGGSTVPEYPSPFLLDEPQTQNLHYADLKYVKGKYSPTFLDSDSKSMDHFYRSMETIAQEHHCSSGGFSDIEDPPVHTHPFPPPPPPARLNSLVTTRNLANSWARQSPEGQLADLSASQQMSNSEVCGVQAEPVYGCTSSQLKDHLKQDPEDKMLDPPKPKGIVNRSTLQPGRPVSFQQSWSSQLETQRKRSHSAYSGPVSEHQCFVSSCHMPQNMIDGSIQHKGQFYFVTGVFKSSEPCAVGGVETPSEWSYETQRRRQSCPDGPSGKLFYHEKHKFSIQKEVVENPNDKALHSSFKSEQTSEGVEDQRDMSKETGRNHSTSHPIFYCGPEDNSVGLLMTPALIKEDHTSHPKKEDPMTRVSRWPQLDIPRDKISKETTPLLYHLTGANRASYTDKFKNNNNCGIEVKNPECAKEKAGNNEQTPPSSEYRQNEMSKDKQPKDFFYPCGTLDDSYKKYYKEKLKDAQSKVLRETSFKRRDLQLSWPHRIKQQTDKKHFAEPSSPPFQDKLPNLETLPMPQLHNPQEKHKEHREDLGQEIEKAIGKEPEKPQNIAQPQVPRVGSRKRLTADQKKLSQSEPEKLHQLADGPAHMTSHFLGNKAEGLLSEGDHGLVAARRKMFETRGRALSVSNFSKSPLKHLQHKALVAYMERKTGQKIAEPQHPIPQAPSNRNSTAESSRHNSGMSDSKKLHRPLSAGQILDSVSSSVKYTQVITAKHSRQSSWREESSAAGKSASVENLLDQPEQPKSCRTRSTSTPHAFQVRKHPDEFSANHNKAILRVQRKVEEETVVHHSHTASVPDERRVQVRASRGKSMEELGVSKVTRPEVLSKSSEQLDQLQGMQVNPSAEKKMVSFLGEGRRTHRRIPSSGEHTTSSHPGPEKLLLTHFVKHVSSHDDEIHAASHNGCKNKEDTVPSMPSLSRPEVSKEQDVCTRDKSETSLSCQEVSLSHGVTTDPSLWITSSEINEAEVNYWPSTETATSAEPQNAPGSPSDENETTSFTTLPSIQETESSLVPALNEEQHGNVRKEDSPVLMESEVLEVNGPVDKLEWEVLVRDVVSADQSLAGILYPITNRKTALMLMEQLFSEDTLLMEEHYKNKQEQKFTNPENSAHSTEMSLKHPSSVNNESVLSNQKDNLLNTDVIDKKRRLMAHIEEHLKCLEEVRSSVQSEEKVNGERGDAVEALVRDSCVSAELERYTQFIEDLERVVSLLLCLSARLARVQNALSTADDSMDTEERQSLDSRYSLLCKQREDAKDLKDNLDRRERVVSTFLSKQLTDTQLQEYRRFIQTKASLLIRQKDLEEKQRLGEEQLEALLSSLPP from the exons ATGGATTCCTATCATTTCCACTTTGAGAGGATGAGTAACCTTGACCTTTACTCTCTGAGTCTTCCAGTTAGTCGACTCTCCCAGACCAAGTCCAGCAGTAGTATTGATCAGTATACCCATCACCACAGCAAAGGGGACTCAGCCTATAGCTCATTCTCTGGTGGTTCAACAGTCCCTGAATACCCTTCTCCTTTTCTACTGGATGAGCCCCAGACACAAAACTTGCACTACGCCGATCTGAAATATGTGAAAGGTAAATACAGCCCAACCTTTCTTGATTCAGATTCCAAAAGCATGGACCACTTTTACCGTTCCATGGAAACCATTGCACAAGAGCATCACTGTAGCAGTGGTGGCTTCTCTGACATTGAAGATCCACCAGTTCATACACATCCATttccaccaccaccacctcctgcTCGTCTGAACAGTTTAGTGACAACCAGGAACCTTGCAAACTCATGGGCACGTCAGAGTCCAGAAGGACAGCTTGCTGACCTTTCTGCTTCGCAGCAGATGAGTAATTCAGAGGTCTGTGGTGTCCAGGCTGAGCCTGTTTATGGTTGCACGTCTTCACAGCTTAAAGATCACCTCAAGCAAGACCCGGAGGACAAGATGCTTGATCCACCAAAGCCTAAAGGAATTGTAAATAGATCAACCCTGCAACCCGGTCGACCAGTGTCCTTTCAGCAGTCTTGGAGCAGTCAATTGGAAACACAAAGGAAGAGATCGCATTCAGCTTATAGTGGACCCGTTTCTGAGCACCAGTGCTTTGTCAGTTCCTGCCATATGCCACAGAACATGATCGATGGGAGTATTCAGCACAAAGGGCAGTTTTATTTTGTTACTGGAGTCTTCAAGTCGTCTGAGCCCTGTGCTGTGGGAGGTGTGGAAACCCCTAGTGAGTGGTCTTATGAAACCCAGCGTAGAAGGCAAAGTTGTCCTGATGGTCCAAGTGGTAAACTGTTTTACCATGAGAAACACAAATTCAGTATTCAGAAGGAAGTTGTGGAGAATCCTAATGACAAGGCACTTCATTCATCTTTCAAGTCCGAGCAGACCTCTGAAGGAGTAGAGGACCAAAGGGACATGAGTAAAGAAACTGGCAGGAATCACTCCACCAGCCACCCTATCTTCTATTGTGGTCCAGAGGACAATTCAGTTGGTTTACTAATGACCCCTGCTCTAATTAAGGAAGACCATACCAGTCATCCCAAGAAAGAGGATCCGATGACCAGAGTTTCGAGGTGGCCCCAACTGGATATTCCAAGAGACAAGATCAGCAAGGAGACTACCCCACTTTTATATCACCTCACAGGAGCGAACAGGGCATCATATACAGACAagttcaaaaacaataataactgtGGTATAGAGGTCAAGAATCCAGAATGTGCCAAAGAGAAAGCTGGAAATAATGAGCAAACCCCTCCCAGCAGTGAATATCGGCAGAATGAAATGTCTAAGGATAAACAACCGAAGGATTTCTTCTACCCATGCGGTACACTAGATGACTCCTACAAGAAGTATTATAAGGAGAAATTGAAAGATGCCCAATCTAAGGTTTTGAGGGAGACTTCGTTTAAAAGAAGAGATTTGCAGCTTTCTTGGCCCCACAGGATCAAGCAGCAGACAGACAAAAAACATTTTGCCGAACCTTCCAGTCCTCCATTTCAAGACAAGCTGCCCAACTTGGAGACACTTCCAATGCCACAActacacaatcctcaagaaaaacacaaagagcacaggGAGGACCTTGGTCAAGAGATTGAGAAGGCCATTGGAAAAGAACCAGAGAAGCCACAGAATATTGCTCAACCACAGGTGCCTCGTGTAGGGAGTAGGAAGCGTTTGACAGCAGATCAGAAGAAACTCTCTCAATCTGAGCCTGAGAAACTACACCAGCTGGCAGATGGACCGGCTCATATGACCTCCCACTTTCTTGGCAACAAAGCAGAAGGTCTTCTCTCGGAGGGTGATCATGGTCTAGTGGCTGCTAGACGGAAGATGTTCGAAACACGGGGACGTGCTCTGTCTGTCTCCAACTTTTCAAAATCACCTCTGAAGCACCTTCAGCATAAAGCCTTGGTAGCATACATGGAACGCAAAACTGGTCAAAAGATAGCTGAGCCCCAGCACCCAATTCCACAAGCACCCAGCAACAGGAATTCAACTGCGGAGAGCTCCAGACATAATTCTGGCATGTCCGACTCCAAGAAGCTCCACAGGCCTCTCTCTGCAGGTCAGATTCTTGACTCCGTGTCAAGCTCTGTTAAATACACGCAGGTCATCACTGCTAAGCACTCAAGGCAGTCTAGCTGGAGAGAGGAGTCCTCTGCAGCAGGGAAGTCAGCCTCTGTGGAGAATCTCCTGGACCAGCCTGAACAACCCAAATCCTGTCGGACCCGTAGCACCTCGACTCCCCACGCTTTCCAG GTACGGAAACATCCTGATGAGTTCTCAGCCAATCATAATAAGGCTATTTTAAG AGTTCAAAGAAAAGTAGAGGAAGAGACCGTAGTCCATCACAGTCACACAGCATCTGTCCCTGATGAGCGGCGTGTACAAGTCAGAGCTTCAAGAGGGAAATCTATGGAAGAGCTTGGTGTATCCAAGGTCACGAGACCTGAAGTTCTCAGTAAAAGTTCAGAGCAGCTTGACCAACTTCAGGGCATGCAGGTCAATCCCAGTGCAGAGAAGAAAATGGTGTCATTTCTTGGTGAAGGAAGGCGCACACATAGGAGGATCCCCAGCTCTGGAGAACACACAACTAGCTCTCATCCAGGCCCTGAGAAGCTACTCTTAACCCATTTTGTAAAGCATGTATCCTCCCATGATGATGAAATCCATGCAGCTTCACACAATGGATGTAAAAATAAAGAAGACACTGTTCCTTCTATGCCCAGTCTCTCCAGGCCAGAAGTCAG CAAGGAGCAGGACGTTTGTACACGAGATAAGAGTGAGACATCTCTCTCCTGTCAAGAGGTTTCTCTCAGTCATGGAGTCACGACAGATCCCAGTCTATGGATCACATCTTCTGAGATAAATGAGGCTGAGGTAAACTATTGGCCATCGACTGAAACGGCAACTTCTGCTGAACCCCAGAATGCACCGGGTAGCCCATCTGATGAGAATGAAACCACATCTTTCACAACACTTCCTAGCATTCAAGAAACAGAGTCCAGCCTGGTACCTGCACTTAATGAGGAACAACATGGGAACGTAAGGAAAGAAGACAGCCCTGTTTTGATGGAAAGCGAGGTGTTGGAAGTGAATGGTCCGGTTGACAAACTGGAGTGGGAGGTGTTGGTTCGGGACGTGGTCTCAGCTGACCAATCGTTAGCTGGCATTCTTTACCCCATAACCAATAGGAAGACAGCACTCATGCTGATGGAGCAGCTGTTTTCTGAGGACACTCTTCTCATGGAGGAGCACTACAAGAACAAACAGGAGCAGAAGTTTACTAACCCAGAAAATTCTGCTCACAG CACTGAGATGTCACTGAAACATCCGTCATCGGTGAACAATGAGTCTGTTCTCTCAAACCAGAAAGATAACCTGCTCAACACGGATGTCATCGACAAAAAG AGACGGCTGATGGCACACATAGAGGAGCACTTGAAGTGTCTGGAGGAAGTGCGCTCCAGCGTCCAGAGCGAGGAGAAGGTGAACGGGGAGCGGGGCGATGCTGTGGAGGCTCTGGTACGAGACAGCTGTGTGTCAGCCGAGCTGGAGCGCTACACACAGTTTATAGAGGACCTGGAGCGTGTGGTCAGTCTGCTGCTGTGTCTGTCGGCCCGTCTGGCCCGTGTGCAGAACGCCCTCAGCACTGCAGACGACAGCATGGACACGGAGGAGAGA CAATCTCTGGACAGCCGCTACAGTCTCCTGTGCAAGCAGAGGGAGGACGCCAAAGACTTAAAGGACAACCTGGACCGACGGGAGCGCGTGGTCTCCACCTTCCTCTCCAAACAGCTGACGGACACACAGCTGCAGGAGTACCGGCGCTTCATTCAGACCAAGGCTTCTCTACTCATCCGCCAGAAAGACCTGGAAGAGAAACAGCGTTTAGGAGAGGAGCAGCTCGAGGCTTTACTCAGCAGTTTACCTCCATGA
- the septin8a gene encoding septin-8-A isoform X1, with product MTATDVDIFSNEEKRNLSLGGHVGFDSLPDQLVSKSVTQGFCFNILCVGETGIGKSTLMNTLFNTMFENEEASHYQNGVYLRPRTYDLQESNVHLKLTIVDTMGFGDQINKDESYKPIVDYIDTQFENYLQEELKIKRCLFNYHDTRIHICLYFISPTGHSLKSLDLVTMKKLDSKVNIIPIIAKADTISKSELHKFKIKIMSELVSNGVQIYQFPTDDEAVTEINSSMNAHLPFAVVGSVEEVKVGNKMVRARQYPWGVVQVENESHCDFVKLREMLIRVNMEDLREQTHARHYELYRRCKLEEMGFKDTDPDCQPFSLQETYEAKRKEFLGDLQRKEEGMRQMFVNKVKETESELKEKERELHEKFEQLKRMHQEEKRKVEEKRRELEEEMNAFNRRKVAAETLSLSQPLKKDKDKKNRSVNTENQSGVILSSSKVMMAKASMEPLNCQSWWQAMQCCTCLVHSDAWRQRLF from the exons ATGACGGCTACGGATGTAGACATATTTTCT AATGAAGAAAAGCGTAACCTCAGTCTTGGCGGTCATGTTGGCTTTGACAGTCTGCCCGATCAGCTGGTCAGTAAATCAGTGACTCAGGGTTTCTGCTTCAACATCCTCTGTGTGG GTGAGACGGGCATCGGCAAGTCCACATTAATGAACACCCTTTTCAACACCATGTTTGAAAACGAGGAGGCCAGCCATTACCAAAACGGTGTTTACCTGCGGCCCCGAACATACGACTTGCAGGAGAGCAACGTCCACCTGAAACTGACTATCGTCGACACGATGGGCTTCGGGGACCAGATCAACAAAGACGAAAG CTATAAACCCATTGTGGACTATATCGACACACAGTTTGAAAACTACCTGCAGGAAGAGCTGAAAATAAAGCGTTGTCTATTCAATTACCACGACACCAGAATCCACATCTGCCTCTACTTCATCTCTCCTACGGGACACTCGCTCAAGTCCTTGGATTTAGTCACCATGAAGAAGCTGGACAGCAAG gTGAACATCATCCCCATTATTGCTAAAGCTGACACGATTTCCAAGAGCGAGCTACACAAGTTCAAGATCAAGATCATGAGCGAGCTGGTCAGCAACGGTGTTCAGATCTACCAGTTTCCCACAGACGACGAAGCTGTGACAGAAATCAACTCCTCTATGAAC GCCCATCTTCCCTTTGCTGTGGTGGGCAGCGTGGAGGAGGTGAAGGTGGGGAATAAGATGGTGAGGGCCAGGCAGTATCCCTGGGGAGTCGTTCAAG TGGAGAACGAGAGTCACTGTGATTTCGTAAAGCTGCGGGAGATGTTGATCCGAGTGAACATGGAGGATCTGCGAGAGCAGACTCACGCCAGACACTACGAGCTCTACAGACGCTGCAAACTAGAAGAGATGGGCTTCAAAGACACAGACCCAGACTGCCAGCCTTTCAG TCTACAGGAGACGTATGAAGCCAAAAGGAAGGAGTTTCTGGGAGACCTGCAGAGGAAGGAGGAGGGGATGAGGCAGATGTTTGTGAACAAAGTGAAGGAGACGGAGTCTGAGCTgaaggagaaggagagagag TTACATGAGAAGTTCGAGCAGCTGAAGCGCATGCACcaggaggagaagaggaaggtGGAGGAGAAGAGACGGGAGCTGGAGGAGGAGATGAACGCCTTCAACCGGAGGAAGGTGGCCGCCGAGACCCTCTCGCTCTCACAGCCCCTCAAGAAGGACAAAGACAAGAAGAA CAGGTCGGTGAACACTGAGAACCAATCAGGAGTCATCCTCTCCAGCTCCAAAGTGATGATGGCCAAAGCTAGCATGGAGCCCTTGAACTGCCAGAGCTGGTGGCAGGCCATGCAGTGCTGCACCTGTCTGGTCCACAGCGACGCCTGGAGGCAGCGTCTCTTCTGA
- the LOC127941797 gene encoding ankyrin repeat domain-containing protein SOWAHA-like — translation MALTQEAILNALLEGRGKVKNSELLGKFRELLNCSDPAEKKQNRDLFKTFVNNVAVVKDLEDTKYIVLKKGYNHLLKASNDENTPREDLKDGSQAKDKKEKSNAEGKKSEQKALSRSQSEASDDTTPQFPIEFALERCKNVDFKPVKSLHFTVPLKPDPDFSGAAKKEVSTYKPYALPLRGPQIDLGRHNKKPSTESLGEDLQPSPQCKRRTDIVVSAGASPQSQRHFKTPKQADEPKDSHHFSLDPVEHEWLVKSAAGQWTQVHGLLLKDAQLAEKKDFMSGFTALHWAIKCGNLDMVCTIIEVSRKSGHGVDINGKSNGGYSPLHIAAIHDQRSLIELLVRKYGASGNIRDNCGKKPYHYLRKDVPGKLRELLGDPKAVHQEVNRQVRDEYDPRKYSLGPLILPHGVGLKKKNKSRNQFISLNDDIRERDEPVSHKLRPESNIFP, via the coding sequence ATGGCTTTGACTCAAGAGGCGATTTTAAACGCTTTATTAGAAGGCAGAGGAAAGGTGAAAAACTCCGAGCTGCTGGGCAAGTTCAGAGAGCTGCTAAACTGCAGTGATCCGGCGGAGAAGAAACAGAACCGAGATCTCTTCAAAACCTTCGTGAACAACGTTGCTGTCGTGAAAGACTTAGAGGACACCAAGTATATAGTGCTAAAAAAAGGGTACAATCATTTACTAAAAGCCTCAAACGATGAAAACACACCAAGAGAAGACTTAAAAGATGGATCACAGGCAAAAGATAAGAAAGAAAAATCCAATGCAGAAGGTAAGAAGTCTGAACAGAAAGCTCTGAGCAGATCTCAGTCAGAGGCTTCAGACGACACCACGCCACAATTTCCCATAGAGTTTGCTTTGGAAAGATGCAAGAATGTGGACTTTAAACCTGTAAAGTCTTTACATTTCACCGTCCCACTAAAGCCTGACCCCGATTTCTCGGGAGCCGCCAAGAAAGAAGTAAGCACATACAAACCCTATGCTCTACCTCTACGAGGGCCCCAAATAGATTTGGGTCGTCATAACAAGAAGCCTTCCACTGAGAGCTTGGGAGAAGATCTTCAACCTTCGCCTCAGTGTAAGAGGAGAACAGACATCGTGGTTAGCGCTGGAGCTTCGCCGCAGTCACAGAGACACTTCAAGACCCCTAAACAAGCGGATGAGCCCAAGGACTCACACCATTTCTCACTTGATCCCGTGGAGCACGAGTGGCTGGTGAAGTCTGCGGCAGGACAGTGGACTCAAGTGCACGGCTTGCTGTTAAAAGACGCCCAGCTTGCAGAGAAGAAGGACTTCATGTCAGGGTTCACGGCTCTACACTGGGCCATCAAGTGTGGAAACCTTGACATGGTGTGTACGATTATTGAGGTGTCCAGGAAGAGCGGTCATGGGGTGGACATCAATGGCAAGTCCAATGGGGGCTACTCACCGCTTCACATCGCTGCCATCCACGATCAGCGCTCTCTGATTGAGCTCCTGGTCCGAAAGTACGGTGCCAGTGGGAACATAAGAGACAACTGCGGTAAGAAGCCCTACCACTACCTGCGCAAAGATGTCCCGGGAAAGCTAAGGGAGCTTCTCGGAGACCCGAAAGCCGTCCACCAGGAGGTCAATCGTCAGGTCAGGGATGAGTATGACCCACGGAAATACTCTTTAGGGCCCCTCATCCTACCTCATGGGGTGGGGCTCAAGAAAAAGAACAAGAGCAGAAACCAGTTCATCTCTTTGAATGATGACATCAGAGAAAGGGATGAGCCGGTGTCACACAAACTGAGGCCGGAGTCAAATATCTTTCCATAA